The Oscarella lobularis chromosome 12, ooOscLobu1.1, whole genome shotgun sequence genome window below encodes:
- the LOC136193642 gene encoding coatomer subunit zeta-1-like isoform X1 yields MASSSLEPSMYTVKAIMILDNDGERILSKYYDQTWPSAKEQKEFEKNVFQKTQRANAEIVMFEGVTCVYRSNVDLFFYVIGSANENELILVNVLSGLYDSISQLLRKNVEKAALLDNLDGIMLIVDEIVDQGIVLESDPNTITQRTAMKLDDIPLSEQSVAQVGKHVSPIIIYPYLNFLPQVLQTAKDQLKWSLLR; encoded by the exons atggcgtcttcttctttg GAGCCTTCCATGTACACGGTCAAAGCGATTATGATCCTCGACAACGACGGGGAGCGCATTCTATCGAAG TACTACGACCAGACGTGGCCCAGCGCTAAAGAACAGAAAGAATTCGAAAAGAACGTCTTTCAGAAGACCCAACGAGCGAACG CCGAAATCGTCATGTTCGAGGGGGTAACGTGCGTCTATCGCAGCAACGTCGACCTCTTCTTTTACGTCATCGGTTCGGCGAATGAAAACGAG TTGATTCTCGTAAATGTTTTAAGTGGTCTTTACGATTCCATCAGTCAGTTATTGCG aaaaaatgtGGAGAAAGCGGCCCTATTGGACAATCTCGACGGAATCATGCTTATCGTGGACGAAATTGTTGACCAGGG AATTGTTCTCGAGTCTGATCCCAATACCATAACTCAGAGAACAGCTATGAAG CTGGATGACATCCCCCTCTCCGAGCAATCTGTAGCTCAAGTAGGAAAACACGTAAGTCCCATAATCATATATCCTTACCTGAATTTTCTCCCCCAGGTGCTTCAAACAGCCAAAGATCAGCTCAAGTGGTCTCTACTACGATAA
- the LOC136193642 gene encoding coatomer subunit zeta-1-like isoform X2: protein MASSSLEPSMYTVKAIMILDNDGERILSKYYDQTWPSAKEQKEFEKNVFQKTQRANAEIVMFEGVTCVYRSNVDLFFYVIGSANENELILVNVLSGLYDSISQLLRKNVEKAALLDNLDGIMLIVDEIVDQGIVLESDPNTITQRTAMKLDDIPLSEQSVAQVGKHVLQTAKDQLKWSLLR, encoded by the exons atggcgtcttcttctttg GAGCCTTCCATGTACACGGTCAAAGCGATTATGATCCTCGACAACGACGGGGAGCGCATTCTATCGAAG TACTACGACCAGACGTGGCCCAGCGCTAAAGAACAGAAAGAATTCGAAAAGAACGTCTTTCAGAAGACCCAACGAGCGAACG CCGAAATCGTCATGTTCGAGGGGGTAACGTGCGTCTATCGCAGCAACGTCGACCTCTTCTTTTACGTCATCGGTTCGGCGAATGAAAACGAG TTGATTCTCGTAAATGTTTTAAGTGGTCTTTACGATTCCATCAGTCAGTTATTGCG aaaaaatgtGGAGAAAGCGGCCCTATTGGACAATCTCGACGGAATCATGCTTATCGTGGACGAAATTGTTGACCAGGG AATTGTTCTCGAGTCTGATCCCAATACCATAACTCAGAGAACAGCTATGAAG CTGGATGACATCCCCCTCTCCGAGCAATCTGTAGCTCAAGTAGGAAAACAC GTGCTTCAAACAGCCAAAGATCAGCTCAAGTGGTCTCTACTACGATAA
- the LOC136193639 gene encoding GDP-fucose protein O-fucosyltransferase 2-like yields the protein MLEFKKKRLSLLSACFLLALAVALDDIIDDPSLKVAAATPNTRKSFFLYAVNRGEGFNLNRDVYMRAALTVRRLAQLDSHRTNWFLVLPPWRRLYHWKSNNVEQKNLPWRKFFDLDALSRFVPVIEFEEYVREKEGNFIDEIIYLQHCPIVDGRWDIKMEVKECKERMRYTQDSEGIWRGQYGVSIEFATRNFHCVSLQGHPSTIADYVARTQPRSILFDRFETVVHENHYDKEWWDARRSMVYSAVLISEAQRFIFENLPPKKLHSDLGYPYMAVHLRRGDYTLHKRKNLPSLESAAKQINRALKETGLDVVFIATDALEEEINDVRKRVDHRVVLYRPKEDDLKRFGDGGVAIIDQWISVNAQHFIGTDPSTFTFRINEDRSLKGFPPKSTYNAFCGDGYEDKIGDEEGCHQPHSWPVVSMAK from the exons ATGCTCGAGTTCAAAAAGAAGCGACTTTCCCTTCTTTCCGCGTGCTTTCTCCTCGCTCTCGCGGTCGCATTAGACGACATAATAGACGATCCGTCTCTAAAAGTAGCCGCGGCAACTCCAAACACGCGCAAAAGCTTCTTTTTGTACGCAGTAAATCGAGGCGAAGGCTTCAACCTAAACCGAGACGTCTACATGCGCGCGGCACTCACCGTCCGACGTCTCGCACAGCTCGATTCGCATCGAACGAACTGGTTTCTCGTTCTCCCGCCCTGGCGTCGTCTCTATCATTGGAAATCGAATAATGTCGAGCAGAAAAATTTACCGTGGCGTAAGTTCTTCGATTTGGACGCGTTGTCGCGGTTTGTACCGGTGATCGAGTTCGAGGAATACGTAAGGGAGAAGGAGGGAAATTTTATAGATGAG ATTATTTATCTTCAACATTGTCCTATTGTTGATGGGCGTTGGGATATTAAAATGGAAGTGAAGGAGTGCAAAGAGAGGATGAGATACACTCAAGATAGCGAGGGAATATGGAGAGGCCAATACGGGGTTTCAATAGAATTTGCAACGAGAAATTTCCACTGTGTATCTCTCCAAGGTCATCCATCAACTATAGCGGACTATGTAGCAAGAACGCAGCCAAG ATCTATTTTATTTGATCGCTTTGAGACGGTCGTTCACGAGAATCATTACGATAAAGAATGGTGGGAT GCTCGTCGTAGTATGGTGTATTCCGCTGTTTTAATTTCCGAAGCGCAGCGTTTTATTTTCGAGAATTTACCCCCAAAGAAATTGCACTCTGATTTGGGTTATCCCTATATGGCTGTTCACTTGAGAAGAGGGGACTATACTCTTCACAAGAGAAAGAACCTTCCATCCCTAGAGAGCGCAGCTAAGCAGATCAATAGAgctctaaaagaaacagGATTAGACGTAGTCTTCATAGCAACAGACGCTCTAGAAGAAG AGATAAATGACGTACGTAAACGCGTTGACCACCGCGTGGTTTTATATCGTCCAAAGGAGGACGATTTAAAGCGATTTGGCGACGGAGGCGTGGCTATTATCGACCAATGGATTAGCGTCAACGCGCAACACTTCATCGGAACCGATCCATCAACATTTAccttcagaatcaatgaAGATCGATCCCTAAAGGGGTTCCCCCCTAAGAGCACATATAACGCGTTCTGTGGGGATGGCTATGAGGACAAGATTGGTGATGAGGAGGGCTGTCATCAGCCACATTCGTGGCCAGTCGTATCCATggcaaaataa
- the LOC136193634 gene encoding TRAF3-interacting protein 1-like, whose protein sequence is MDPKISEKTRETLGRLIKRPPLTEKLLGKPPFRFLHDILTEVMKNTGFLDGLYSGEELNSQNVKDKETKMRFLQKAIDVTVFVTRGPVSCRPSKVVAGQEPEKTNEFLQILASAVLQKKDSREAVQRVLNGEKPDPAALGAAVEKSKKESSSSSSSRRKEKEKESTTKKETREKEKRKDKAKKKREDEPVEKEPPLENGVLDAAEKEKLDDEGSASGSTTRLPRPSSAKGSRTRSADARGGKSEPPPAPDAEEPAPPPPQESTEDHLIEETPVVTAPVSRVARPSSARPAPPRVKTTAEPALDNDLRISSGRERAAPPVIVDDKAGDESNDDDDDDVADEGAFVPQPDIVKELNPMNDDEEDHGALVNTLVNTQKKFAERDAQVADEKSLISEAHWRKERERVEKEIERLVSSIQGLTSSAHPLGRTMDYIQEDLDSMHKELAMWKKENATHAKSLKREEEITDAEIQPLRDQLKELDSQIGDQVELIRGVKTRLVQNDEQIRKLLNTVALGSRQT, encoded by the exons ATGGACCCGAAAATCAGCGAGAAGACACGCGAAACGCTTGGGAGATTGATAAAGCGGCCGCCTCTAACAGAAAAACTGCTCGGAAAGCCGCCTTTTCGATTTCTCCACGACATTCTCACCGAA GTAATGAAGAACACGGGCTTCCTCGACGGTCTCTACTCAGGAGAAGAGCTCAATTCGCAAAACGTCAAG GACAAAGAGACCAAGATGAGATTTCTTCAGAAGGccattgacgtcacag taTTTGTTACCCGTGGTCCCGTATCGTGTCGACCGTCCAAAGTCGTCGCCGGTCAGGAGCCGGAAAAGACGAATGAATTTCTTCAGATTTTGGCATCGGCTGTGCTACAGAAAAAGGACAGTCGAGAGGCCGTACAACGAGTTTTAAATGGCGAGAAACCGGATCCCGCTGCACTTGgagccgccgtcgaaaaatcaaagaaagagtcctcatcatcgtcatcgtcacgtagaaaggagaaagagaaggagtcgacgacgaaaaaagagactagagaaaaggaaaaacgaaaagataaagcgaaaaagaagagagaagacgaaccAGTTGAAAAAGAGCCGCCTCTCGAAAACGGCGTCCTAGAcgcagcagaaaaagaaaag TTGGACGATGAGGGCAGCGCTTCCGGGTCGACAACGCGTCTACCCCGACCATCATCCGCTAAGGGATCAAGAACGCGATCCGCTGACGCGCGGGGTGGCAAGAGCGAGCCGCCACCGGCTCCAGACGCAGAGGAACCCgctccaccgccgccacaaGAATCAACAGAAGATCACCTCATAGAGGAAACACC TGTTGTTACTGCGCCGGTGAGTCGTGTCGCGAGGCCCAGCAGCGCGCGTCCAGCTCCGCCTCGCGTGAAAACCACCGCAGAACCAGCCCTAGATAACGACCTAAG AATAAGCTCGGGTCGCGAACGTGCGGCGCCTCcggtcatcgtcgacgacaaggCCGGCGATGAgagcaatgacgacgacgatgatgacgttgcTGATGAAGGAGCCTTCGTTCCTCAACCGGACATAGTCAAAGAACTGAATCCTATGAatgacgatgaagaggaCCACG GTGCTCTCGTAAATACGCTCGTAAATACACAGAAGAAATTCGCGGAGAGAGACGCTCAAGTCGCCGATGAAAAGTCGCTTATTTCCGAAGCGCATTGgcgaaaggagagagagcgAGTTGAGAAAGAG ATTGAACGATTGGTGTCCAGTATTCAAGGCCTAACAAGCAGCGCTCATCCCCTCGGACGAACCATGGACTACATCCAGGAAGATCTTGATAGCATGCACAAGGAACTAGCCATGTGGAAGAAGGAGAACGCGACACACGCAAAGTCactaaagagagaagaaga AATTACTGACGCGGAAATCCAGCCCTTGCGAGATCAACTAAAAGAGCTGGATTCACAGATTGGGGATCAG GTTGAGTTGATACGCGGGGTCAAAACGAGGCTTGTACAAAACGACGAACAGATACGAAAGTTGTTAAATACGGTCGCGTTAGGCTCTAGGCAGACGTAA